One region of Scomber scombrus chromosome 10, fScoSco1.1, whole genome shotgun sequence genomic DNA includes:
- the bcap31 gene encoding B-cell receptor-associated protein 31 yields the protein MSLQWTAVATFLYAEVFFVLLLCIPFISPKRWNKIFKSRLVQTIALYGNTYFMVAMAILVFLLIDAFREVRKYSVTEKVDLTNNPTAIEHIHMKLFRAQRNEYIAGFALLLCLLLRRLATLLSQQATLMASNEAFKKQAEGASNAAKKYMEENELLQEKLRDAGIDVPEAGKKGPGVQEENKTLKEEVKTLKEELETAKKALQKSDSDVRAMKKQAENLTVEYDRLLEEHSKLLASSDKKSD from the exons ATGAGTCTACAGTGGACGGCGGTCGCCACCTTCCTGTACGCAGAGGTCTTCTTTGTTCTGCTGCTCTGCATCCCCTTCATCTCACCTAAGAG GTGGAATAAAATCTTCAAGTCTCGTCTGGTGCAGACCATCGCTCTCTATGGAAACACTTACTTCATGGTGGCCATGGCCATCCTCGTCTTCCTGCTCATCG acgCGTTTCGTGAGGTGAGGAAGTACAGTGTGACGGAGAAGGTGGATCTGACCAACAACCCAACAGCCATCGAACACATTCACATGAAGCTGTTCAGAGCTCAGAGGAACGAATACATCGCCGGCTTCGCTCTGCTGCTCTGCCt gctgcTGCGTCGCCTCGCTACGCTGCTCTCCCAGCAGGCAACGCTCATGGCGTCCAACGAGGCCTTCAAGAAGCAGGCGGAGGGAGCCAGCAACGCCGCCAAGAAATACATGGAGGAGAACGAGCTGCTGCAGGAg AAACTGCGTGACGCCGGCATCGATGTGCCCGAGGCCGGAAAGAAAGGACCTGGAGTTCAGGAGGAGAACAAGACTCTGAAAGAGGAGGTGAAGACTCTGAAGGAGGAGCTGGAGACCGCCAAgaaag ctctGCAGAAGTCAGACAGTGACGTTCGTGCGATGAAGAAACAGGCTGAAAACCTGACGGTGGAGTACGACAGACTGCTGGAGGAACACAGCAAGCTgctg